The sequence AGCTGTCCTGCTTCAACACCTCCGCGGTGCCCGGCGCAAAGCCCACCTGCGCGCGCACGCCGCCGCCCTGGCCCACGCCGCGCGTGAGGCCCGCCACGGTGATGGCGCCCCGCACGGTGACGCCCACCGGCTGCCCGCCGCTCACCGCGTCGGTGTTGCCGTTGAGCACCTCGGCCTGGTCGATGTTGGGCGCCGGCGGGCCTTCATACGTGAAGCCCTTCACCAGCACGCCGTACGCGCCATCCGGATTCACCACCCGCACGTCCACCTGCGCGGACGTGGCCGTGGGCGTGTAGCCGTAGATGCGGAACGCGTTGACGACCACGGTGCGCTGGAGCTCCAGGTCACCCAGGTACACCTTCGCGCCGTCCTGGAAGCCGGAGCCGTAGACGTTGAGCAGCGTGTTGCCGGCGATGGGGCCACCCGTGGGCTGGATTTCCCGCACGGTGGGCGGCGTCGGCTGGGGCTGGGTGCCCTCATCGGAGTCGTCACCGCACGCGACGGCGAGCAACGGCAATACGAGCAGCAGGGTCCTGAGACAGCGAGACGACATCGGCCATTACCCCTTGACGCCGCCAGCGGTGAGACCGCCGACGAGGTGCTTCTGGAGAGCGAAGAACAACGCCATGACCGGCGCGGAAATCACGAGCGCGCCGGCGGCGAACTTGCCCCACTCCACCTTGTACTCGCCCACGTACCGCTGGAGGGCGACGGGCAGGGTGAAGCGGGTCGGGTCATTGAGCAGCGTGGCGGCGAGGATGAACTCGTTCCACGCCGTCATGAAGGAGAACAACGCCGTCACGGCCAGCGCGGGCCGGGCCAGCGGCAGCACCACCCGGATGAAGACCTGGGCGGGGGAGGCACCGTCCATCACCGCCGCTTCCTCCAGCTCGCGCGGCAGCGTGTCGAAGTAGCCCTTCAGGTTCCAGATGCAGAAGGGCAGGGCGGTGGTGGCGTACACGAGGACGAGCCCCGTGAGGCTGTCCAACAGGTGCAGCTTCTCGAGGATGCTGTAGATGGGCACCAGCATCAGCGTCGCCGGGAACATCTGCGTAATCAGCAGCATCTGCATTCCGCCGTCCTTGCCGGGGAAGCGGAACCGGGACAGCGCGTACGCCGCGGACACCGCCAGCGCCAGGCCCACCAGCGTGGTGGCGCCGGACACGGCGATGCTCGCCAGGAGCTGCCGGCCGAAGAGCCAGCGGCCGGCGGCGTCCGTGCCCAGGAGCACCTCGTGGAAGTGCTCCCAGGTGATGGTCTCGGGGAAGGGGTTGGCGGTGAGCGTGAGGCTGTCGGTGGGTGACAGCGCCATCTTCACCACCCACAGCACCGGGTACAGCGTCACCATGCACATCACCATCAACCCGGCGTGGATGGCGGCCATCTTCAGCTTCGACGGGCGGTTCATCCCATCACCTCCGACGACGCGCGCATCAGCCGCTTGGTGAAGCCGGACCACGCCAGCAGCACCAGGAAGATGAGGACCGAGTACGCCGCGGCGAAGCCGTACTGCTGGTTGCGCTGGAAGGCCCAGCGGAAGGCCTCGGACACGAGGATGTCCGTGGCGCCTCCGGGCTCACCGCCGGAGACCAGGTAGATGATGTTGAACATGTTGAACGTCCACACGCTGCCCAGGATGACGGCGGGCAGCATGGCGGGCCGCAGCAGCGGCAGGGTGATGTGGCGGAACTGCGTCCACCTGCTGGCCCCATCCACCTCTGCGGCCTCGTAGAGCTCCTGAGGGATGGACTGGAGCGCGCCCAGCGCCACCACCATCATGAAGGGGAAGCCCAGCCACGTATTGGTGGCCACGTTGGCCGCGAAGGCGGTGGAGAACTTCGTGAACCAGCTCACCGGCTCCAGGCCCATCGCCACCAGCAGGCCGTTGATGGCGCCGAACTGGCGGTGGAACATGCCCTTCCACATCAGCGCGGTGATGTAGTTGGGCACCGCCCACGGAATGATGAGCAGCACGCGGTAGACGCCGCGCAGCTTGAGCAGCGGGTCCTTGAGCAGCATCGCCAGGAACAGGCCGATGCTGACGTGGAACACCACGTTGATGAGGGCCCACAGCAGCGTGACGGCCAGCGTGAAGTAGAAGGACAGCGGCTCGGTGATGCGGTAGCCGCGGCTGGCCAGGATGTCCACGAAGTTGGCCAGACCCACGAAGGAGTACTGGCCCGGCTCGTAGTGGAACAGCGACAGGCTCAGGCCCACCACGAAAGGAATGAACACCAGCACCAGGATTCCGGCCGACGCGGGCGCGAGGTACGTCGCCGCCAGCGCCACGTCTGGATAGCGCCGCTTGAAGGGCAGCGCGGGCGCGGGCCGGCGCATCACCCAGACGGTGCCGCCCACCGCCATGACACCTACGAGTCCCAGCCACGGCAGGGGATTGGCGTCGGGCGGGCGCTCGCGGTGCAGCGCACGGTAGCGGCGGTCCGCCAGCGCGCCCGCGTCCTTCGGCTCGGTGCCGCCCTGGAGCACCGCGCGCAGCGTGAGCTTCATGGGCTCCCAAACGCGGAGCATCTCCACCGTGTTGGGCATGGGCGTGGCGTTCTTCGCCGCCTCGCGGAAGGACGAGATGAGCACGTCGTCCTTCACCGCCTGCAACTGGTACGCGGCCACGTCCGCCGGAATCTGCCGGCCCACTGTGGTGCGCACCAGCGACGCCTCGCCCAGGGACAGGAAGCGCGCCAGCGCCTGCGCCTTGTCGGCCTGCTTCGACTGCGAGGAGACGAACGCCGCCTCCACGCCGAGGAAGGGCTTCAGGGGGATTCCCGTCTCGCTCACCACCGGCAGCGCCACCACGCGGTAGTCCACGTTCGAGGCGACCTCGCCCGCGAACCACGGGCCGCTGATGATCATGGCGGCGCGGCCGTCGTTGAAGAGGCTCTTCACCAGCGCGCCGGAAATCTCCTGCGGGACGAAGCGGTCGTCCTGCAGCTTCTTCGCGAAGGCCAGCGAGCGCGCCATGCCCTCCGTGTCGAAGCTCGCCTTGCCATTCGCATCGAACAGCTCGCCGCCGAAGCCGAAGAGGAAGGGCGCGTGGAAGTAGAAGTCGCCATTCTCGTACGCGAGGCCGAAGCGCCCCGCGTC comes from Pyxidicoccus parkwaysis and encodes:
- a CDS encoding sugar ABC transporter permease → MNRPSKLKMAAIHAGLMVMCMVTLYPVLWVVKMALSPTDSLTLTANPFPETITWEHFHEVLLGTDAAGRWLFGRQLLASIAVSGATTLVGLALAVSAAYALSRFRFPGKDGGMQMLLITQMFPATLMLVPIYSILEKLHLLDSLTGLVLVYATTALPFCIWNLKGYFDTLPRELEEAAVMDGASPAQVFIRVVLPLARPALAVTALFSFMTAWNEFILAATLLNDPTRFTLPVALQRYVGEYKVEWGKFAAGALVISAPVMALFFALQKHLVGGLTAGGVKG
- a CDS encoding extracellular solute-binding protein, which gives rise to MKRWLALALLATAWSAQAAGEAAAPLKLWHAYRGGEETALLQVTQQFTAKTSIPVELLAVPYNAYADKLTNGIPHGSGPDVFIFNHERLRNFHAQHLLAPASTLTRGDYFPNAVEALEVDGQVYGYPMSLKCLALYVNTKLVPTPPTTTSELLAMLPALSDADAGRFGLAYENGDFYFHAPFLFGFGGELFDANGKASFDTEGMARSLAFAKKLQDDRFVPQEISGALVKSLFNDGRAAMIISGPWFAGEVASNVDYRVVALPVVSETGIPLKPFLGVEAAFVSSQSKQADKAQALARFLSLGEASLVRTTVGRQIPADVAAYQLQAVKDDVLISSFREAAKNATPMPNTVEMLRVWEPMKLTLRAVLQGGTEPKDAGALADRRYRALHRERPPDANPLPWLGLVGVMAVGGTVWVMRRPAPALPFKRRYPDVALAATYLAPASAGILVLVFIPFVVGLSLSLFHYEPGQYSFVGLANFVDILASRGYRITEPLSFYFTLAVTLLWALINVVFHVSIGLFLAMLLKDPLLKLRGVYRVLLIIPWAVPNYITALMWKGMFHRQFGAINGLLVAMGLEPVSWFTKFSTAFAANVATNTWLGFPFMMVVALGALQSIPQELYEAAEVDGASRWTQFRHITLPLLRPAMLPAVILGSVWTFNMFNIIYLVSGGEPGGATDILVSEAFRWAFQRNQQYGFAAAYSVLIFLVLLAWSGFTKRLMRASSEVMG